One window of the Eucalyptus grandis isolate ANBG69807.140 chromosome 8, ASM1654582v1, whole genome shotgun sequence genome contains the following:
- the LOC108954479 gene encoding uncharacterized protein LOC108954479 isoform X2, translating to MWSIKPEDKDLIEKAKRFMEKYYRTFDANRADLVNLFREESVLAFEGQQIKGKEAILAKLTSIPECHNEIADFNCVRHRTPGSMLVWVCGQTWVGGTKDKADAVVTNQMFHLMPTPEGGFYVGTQIWRAFDRNKLRTSLAAPPMSASAPAPASVSALPMSTSASSESASALPISASASSESASALPISASASSESTLALPISMMKISTLAPASVSALPMATSTSSESALALPISMMNISTLGPPMSTMKHP from the exons atgtGGAGCATCAAGCCAGAAGACAAGGATCTGATAGAGAAGGCGAAGCGGTTCATGGAGAAATACTACAGGACGTTCGACGCGAACCGAGCGGATTTGGTCAACCTGTTCCGGGAAGAGTCAGTGCTGGCCTTCGAAGGCCAGCAGATCAAGGGCAAGGAGGCTATCCTCGCCAAACTTACCTCCATTCCGGAGTGCCACAACGAAATCGCCGACTTCAACTGCGTGCGCCACCGCACACCCGGCAGTATGCTCGTCTGGGTCTGCGGCCAGACGTGGGTAGGCGGCACCAAGGACAAGGCGGACGCCGTCGTTACAAAC CAGATGTTCCATCTGATGCCAACACCAGAAGGAGGCTTTTACGTAGGAACACAAATTTGGAGGGCCTTTGATCGCAACAAGCTTCGGACCTCGTTGGCAGCACCACCAATGTCCGCCTCAGCACCGGCACCAGCATCTGTCTCGGCACTGCCCATGTCGACTTCGGCATCAAGTGAGTCCGCCTCGGCACTGCCCATTTCCGCCTCGGCATCAAGTGAGTCCGCCTCGGCACTGCCCATTTCCGCCTCGGCATCAAGTGAGTCCACCTTGGCACTGCCCATTTCCATGATGAAAATTTCCACCCTAGCACCAGCATCTGTCTCGGCACTGCCCATGGCCACCTCAACATCAAGTGAGTCCGCCTTGGCACTGCCCATTTCCATGATGAATATTTCCACCCTGGGACCGCCCATGTCGACGATGAAACATCCATAG
- the LOC104415584 gene encoding uncharacterized protein LOC104415584 produces the protein MEKNINIMVQILVAENDSLLHTQLWIDPAEEFVQYAHNGNPADVTFAVKELKAFLAFCEGCEMDIHLYFEKAGNYMKVTLDLQQMECQARPILGKLLENI, from the exons ATGGAGAAGAATATCAATATCATGGTTCAGATTCTGGTTGCAGAGAACGACTCTTTGCTGCACACTCAGCTTTGGATAGATCCTGCGGAAGAGTTTGTGCAGTATGCTCACAATGGCAACCCAGCAGACGTGACTTTTGCTGTCAAAGAGTTGAAG GCATTTCTTGCATTCTGTGAGGGATGTGAAATGGACATTCATTTGTACTTTGAGAAGGCTGGCAA TTACATGAAGGTAACACTGGACCTTCAGCAAATGGAATGCCAGGCCAGGCCGATACTCGGGAAGCTTCTGGAGAACATTTAA